Genomic segment of Oceanispirochaeta sp.:
TATCAGGCCTTTTTAATAGCATATTTATTGGATTTCTCACCTGAATATTTCACAGTTATCTGCTTCTTACCAATAACTTGAATTGTAAAGATGATCTCATCCTCCATTCCCTGGAAAGATCCTCTACGTTCTCCTATAGTCAGTCTCGCCTCATCATCATTCCATTCTAAATCTATAATCGAATAATCTCCTTTTTCATAATTGTAATTATTCTTCTCATCTTGATACAATGTAAATGACCCATCTGAACCGGGATAGATGAAGAGTTTAATTTCACAATCGGAACTGACATTACAGTTTTGAGTTACTTCAGCCATGGGAATGATTGAAGCGCTTCGGACAAAAATAGGCATAATCTCCAGTGTCGCTTCTGCGGTTATGGTTTGTCCCCCAGAGTATTTTTTCTCTGTCCAGAAGTCATACCAATCAGCGCCAGCCGGCAGATAAACTTGCCGTTTTTTTGGTATACCTTCAAGAGGCTCTGAATTTCTGGAATAGTACATTGGTTCTGTGACCGGACAAATCATTAAGGCATTGCCGAACATATACTGATCCTTAATCTCCAAGACTTTAGCATCATTCAAAAAGTCGAAAGCCAGAAGACGCAAAATGGTATAATCTTTAAAAGTCACCATACCTGCCAGGGAATAAATATAGGGTAGTAAGCGATATCTCAGATCAATGAATTTAGCTATTGTATCGTAGAACGGTTCACCTTTTTCCCCAAAATTCCAGATTTCCCGCCTAGTATCAGTACCATGAGAACGAAAAACAGGTAAAAATGCACCGAATTGAAACCATCGTGTATATAATTCCCGATACCCTAAATCGTCGCAGCCTTTTTCATAGTCGCCATTCCAGAACCAAAGATCACCTTTTTTTACAAAAAAAGCACCGATATCCAAAGTCCAGTAAGGCAGTCCCGAGGCACAGAAGTTCAGTCCTGCAGGAATCTGGTTTTTTAGTGTCTGCCAGTTAGCACTGATATCTCCGGACAAGAGTATCGTTCCGTATTTTTGCTGTCCTGTATAACCGCTTCGTGTCAGATTAACCACTCTCTTTTCGCTTATTTCATTGCGCTGTCCTTCATAGATGGCTCTTGCATGAAACAAGGGAAAGGCATTGGTGAGTTCTTCATTCATATAGTTTTTTGCTGAATTGTGAAATTCCAGATAATTCTGATCCGGTTCGGGTCTTTCCTTACTATTCCATTCGGGAGTAATCGGTTCGCTGGAATCACACCACCAGGCATCAATTCCTTTATCAAATAAGCCTTCTTTGGTCTGTATCCAGTACAATGACCGAGCTTTTTGATCAAAGGCATTATATATTTCCGAATAGGGGAATAAACACTTATTTTTACTCATCTCTTTGTAATTTTCCGTATCTTTGTACATATTGGGCCATAGGGAAATCATAAGTTGAACTCCCAGTTTGTGGAGTGTTTCTGTCATTTCTCTTGGATCGGGAAAACGGTCAGAATCAAAGGATTTCTGACCCCACATTCCCTCTTCCCATGACTGCCAGTCCAGTACAATACAATCAAGGGGAATATTTCGACGTTGATATTCTAATACTGTATTAATGATTTCCCTCTGAGATTCATAGCGCTCTTGAGACTGAATATATCCAAAAGCCCATTTGGGCAGTAAGCTTGCTTTCCCTGTTAAAAGACGATATCCGCCGATGATTTCATCAAAATTATCGCCGTGGATAAAATAAAAATCCAATTCATCGGTTGCTTCATTATAGAGGTACGAGCCATATTCATTATCATTGAATATTACGGGAGAATAGGTATCCAGCAGTACACCATAACCTTTTGTTGAGATAAAAAAGGGGATAGCT
This window contains:
- a CDS encoding TIM-barrel domain-containing protein, giving the protein MLEAPKNIQRTIKSIKKIDEALILTTEKGKIKIQPYADGIIRVVYTMSEEFSLLQSPGTVLEKSSCQWSFTENDSIITVKTKLISLVILKETSALSYYDRDGKLLTKEPEKGGKTLIPFKSYKSVRDENSLIEKIETPDGIKEVVINAGREFYKDLNHSRLEFEWSENEVLYGLGQQEEGSLNLRGTRQYIHQANMKIAIPFFISTKGYGVLLDTYSPVIFNDNEYGSYLYNEATDELDFYFIHGDNFDEIIGGYRLLTGKASLLPKWAFGYIQSQERYESQREIINTVLEYQRRNIPLDCIVLDWQSWEEGMWGQKSFDSDRFPDPREMTETLHKLGVQLMISLWPNMYKDTENYKEMSKNKCLFPYSEIYNAFDQKARSLYWIQTKEGLFDKGIDAWWCDSSEPITPEWNSKERPEPDQNYLEFHNSAKNYMNEELTNAFPLFHARAIYEGQRNEISEKRVVNLTRSGYTGQQKYGTILLSGDISANWQTLKNQIPAGLNFCASGLPYWTLDIGAFFVKKGDLWFWNGDYEKGCDDLGYRELYTRWFQFGAFLPVFRSHGTDTRREIWNFGEKGEPFYDTIAKFIDLRYRLLPYIYSLAGMVTFKDYTILRLLAFDFLNDAKVLEIKDQYMFGNALMICPVTEPMYYSRNSEPLEGIPKKRQVYLPAGADWYDFWTEKKYSGGQTITAEATLEIMPIFVRSASIIPMAEVTQNCNVSSDCEIKLFIYPGSDGSFTLYQDEKNNYNYEKGDYSIIDLEWNDDEARLTIGERRGSFQGMEDEIIFTIQVIGKKQITVKYSGEKSNKYAIKKA